In a single window of the Candidatus Nanosynbacter featherlites genome:
- a CDS encoding AI-2E family transporter: MKVRIEIDTKTFVRFWLVVIGFGLAGMAIYSAKSALILLGISLFLALALNRPVSALAKLLPGKSRLGGTALAYVMLVTLLGCVAWFAVPPIVQQSAKFVESVPGLVDQAGSQWHGINELIDKNGWRPQVDATLNNLKQQASSWAASAGTNLISSVGSLASFLGSLFLVLVLSFLMLLEGPTWMKRLWGLYNDQSKMENHQKLAGQMYNVVTGYVSGQLTVSGIDAVLSGVVVFCLSLAFPAIDSNLAMLTVMVTFILTLIPMFGATLAGLLIALLLSFNNVTAGIIYAAYFIIYQQIENNFIAPSIQSKKLELSALMVLSSVTIGLYVGGLLGSLIAIPAAGVVKVLLENYLEQAKKNRLESKKSLNKLVKKIKNED; the protein is encoded by the coding sequence ATGAAAGTACGTATTGAAATAGACACTAAAACTTTTGTGCGATTCTGGCTGGTGGTGATTGGTTTTGGACTGGCGGGGATGGCGATTTATTCGGCAAAGAGCGCGCTGATTCTCCTTGGTATCTCCCTGTTCTTAGCTTTGGCGTTGAACCGGCCCGTTTCAGCTTTGGCAAAACTTCTGCCCGGCAAAAGCCGCTTGGGCGGTACGGCGTTGGCATACGTTATGTTGGTGACACTACTGGGCTGTGTGGCGTGGTTTGCGGTACCACCAATCGTCCAGCAGTCTGCCAAATTTGTTGAGAGTGTGCCAGGCTTGGTTGATCAAGCTGGTTCGCAGTGGCACGGCATCAATGAGCTGATCGATAAAAATGGCTGGCGCCCACAAGTTGACGCGACATTGAACAACTTGAAACAACAGGCTTCGTCGTGGGCAGCCAGTGCTGGCACTAACTTGATTTCAAGTGTAGGTTCGCTGGCGTCATTCCTCGGTTCCCTGTTCTTAGTGCTGGTTTTGTCATTTTTGATGCTACTAGAAGGTCCAACCTGGATGAAGCGTTTGTGGGGACTGTACAACGATCAAAGCAAGATGGAAAACCACCAAAAGTTGGCTGGACAGATGTACAATGTCGTCACAGGGTATGTATCTGGGCAATTGACAGTGTCAGGTATCGATGCTGTACTGTCGGGTGTAGTGGTGTTCTGTTTGAGCTTGGCGTTTCCAGCCATTGACTCAAACTTGGCGATGTTGACCGTCATGGTCACTTTCATCTTGACACTTATCCCAATGTTTGGCGCTACCCTAGCTGGCCTGTTGATCGCGTTGCTGTTGTCCTTTAACAACGTCACCGCTGGTATCATCTACGCCGCCTACTTCATCATTTACCAGCAGATCGAGAACAATTTCATCGCGCCATCAATTCAGTCAAAGAAATTAGAGCTTTCGGCACTGATGGTGTTGTCATCAGTGACTATCGGCCTCTACGTTGGTGGGCTATTGGGAAGCTTGATCGCTATCCCAGCTGCTGGTGTGGTCAAGGTCCTACTAGAGAACTACTTGGAGCAAGCCAAGAAAAATCGCCTTGAAAGTAAAAAGTCGCTCAACAAGCTTGTGAAGAAAATCAAAAACGAAGATTAA
- the cysS gene encoding cysteine--tRNA ligase: MIQLYNTLTRHKDELKPLDGQTVRMYTCGLTVYSQPHIGNWVGYIYWDVLVRLLRWQDIPVIRTQNITDVGHLTSDDDGGEDKMEKGARREGKTAWDVAEQYIAIADHEAYEVLKLVRPDHLVRATDYIQQQIDFARGLDEKGFLYKIDGDGMYFDTSRLADYGKLARLDVAGLEAGARVSVAGKRNITDFAVWKFSPTNTKRDMEWDSPWGVGFPGWHLECSTIARETLGDTIDIHTGGIDHIPVHHVNEIAQSESLTGQQFAHIWLHNNHIKVDGRKMSKSLGNIITLSDITARGFSPMAFKLAILSKHYQTEGNFTWDILEAAQARLDHWRGYAALRHQTHDTLDDDDEKDEQEGTVSLLAARQALIEKVNDNLDTPGALALIDEAFSRLDHAPLEKIHRGGLLQFIEIIDEVLGLDLAASTPDITDDLKRLIIQRRSARAEKDWQESDRIRDELLAAGITIRDTPSGSIWAWK, encoded by the coding sequence ATGATACAGCTCTACAATACCCTCACTCGCCACAAAGATGAACTGAAACCACTCGATGGGCAGACGGTTCGCATGTACACCTGTGGGCTGACGGTGTATTCGCAGCCGCACATCGGTAACTGGGTTGGCTATATCTACTGGGATGTATTGGTGCGGTTACTGCGCTGGCAAGACATTCCAGTTATTCGCACGCAAAATATCACCGACGTTGGACACTTGACCAGCGATGATGATGGTGGTGAGGACAAGATGGAGAAGGGGGCGCGCCGTGAGGGTAAAACCGCTTGGGATGTGGCCGAGCAGTATATCGCCATCGCTGATCACGAAGCCTACGAGGTATTGAAATTAGTGCGACCCGACCATTTGGTGCGGGCAACGGACTACATCCAGCAGCAAATCGACTTTGCCCGCGGGCTAGACGAAAAGGGATTTTTGTACAAAATTGACGGCGACGGCATGTATTTTGATACGTCGCGGCTAGCAGATTATGGCAAATTAGCGCGGCTGGACGTGGCGGGCCTGGAAGCGGGCGCGCGGGTCAGCGTGGCAGGCAAACGCAACATCACCGACTTCGCCGTCTGGAAATTTTCACCGACCAACACCAAGCGCGATATGGAATGGGACAGTCCATGGGGCGTCGGTTTTCCGGGCTGGCACTTGGAATGTTCGACGATTGCTCGGGAGACGCTGGGCGATACGATCGACATTCACACCGGCGGCATCGACCACATTCCGGTGCATCACGTGAACGAAATCGCTCAGAGCGAGAGCTTGACTGGGCAGCAATTTGCCCACATCTGGCTGCACAATAACCACATCAAAGTTGACGGCCGCAAGATGAGTAAGTCGCTCGGCAATATCATCACTCTCAGTGACATCACGGCGCGCGGTTTTAGCCCAATGGCCTTTAAGCTAGCGATTCTCAGCAAGCATTACCAAACCGAGGGCAATTTCACCTGGGACATTCTGGAAGCGGCCCAGGCGCGGCTGGACCATTGGCGCGGCTATGCGGCGCTGCGGCACCAGACGCACGACACGCTGGATGATGACGATGAGAAAGATGAGCAGGAAGGCACCGTGTCGCTGCTGGCGGCACGGCAGGCGCTGATTGAAAAGGTGAATGATAATTTGGATACACCGGGGGCCCTGGCGCTGATCGACGAGGCGTTCTCGCGACTGGATCATGCGCCACTGGAGAAGATTCACCGCGGTGGCTTACTGCAGTTTATTGAAATTATTGATGAGGTTTTAGGCCTAGATCTGGCAGCATCGACCCCTGATATTACCGACGATTTGAAGAGATTAATTATCCAGCGACGCAGCGCCCGCGCCGAAAAAGACTGGCAAGAATCTGACCGCATTCGCGATGAGCTACTGGCAGCCGGCATCACTATTCGCGACACGCCAAGTGGCAGCATTTGGGCATGGAAATAG